The sequence below is a genomic window from Anopheles cruzii chromosome 3, idAnoCruzAS_RS32_06, whole genome shotgun sequence.
AATGtattgaaaagtttttcttttcctattATTTATGTGTACACGGCCATCGATAgtcttaaataaataaacgataaTTAAGTACATTTTCGAGTTTGTTTACGGTTTCGGCGCCTTTTGCCTTTTCATCAAATATACAAGCATCATTGTTGCATTAATTCTTGGTTTTTTCAAATACTGTTAAGTTGATAGGTAAACGTACGGTTCAGGAatggttctctctctcacaaGCGTTACACTAACTAATGATAGGTAATCTCATAGCGATCAACAAACAAGGCACCATTTCTGGACGGCTCCAGTTCCAGAGTAGTATAGCTATTAAGGCCAAGGCAATTATTCGAGCAAAAGTAGTTAAAGCGTAAAACGATCCGTCACATGTTTCGGATCCTGGATTCAATAGTAAATGGTAATGATATCACCGTTATGTGTCGCCATCCGTCAAAGCTCGTCCTTTGGAGGTTGGCCGACGGAGCTTTTGCCCAAAAACCGTTGGAACTCAACGTGTTGTCGGACCTGGTTCGCTGCACGTCCAACCAGCCGTTCGAACTCGCGCACATCGAACGCATAATTTGTGAATTTGGCGTGTCGTTCGTCTCGCTCCGGATGTTTACCTTCGCCCTCCGGATAGACCAGGTGGTCACGCTCCCAGCTGAGATAGTTTACGCCCCGCAATCGGGCCAGATCTCGGTAGCAGTTGGGGTCTTCGCAGTGGTACAGTTCGAACAGTGTGGCCCACTTGGGCAGAAACAGAAGGTGCGTCAATCCGGCACCATGAATCCCGATGAAGATATCTGTGTTTCGCGTAattttcagttgctctaagAAACTTAGCTCGTGTCCAAAGCTAACGCGCTGCACGTCGTATTCTGGGTTGGCAGAAATCTCTGCGATAAGTTCATTTTCGTTCAACACTCGCCGGTGACGCGTTTGGCGTGATAGGAACGTAATACGTAGGCGATGATCGGTCCGCTTAGCGATGCGCACTCGCAGACGGTGCAACACATGTTCAGAGAATGCGTGAAACAAGCCACTATTTTCACAGCCATGTATCTGAAAGTccatgaaaagaaaagtgaGTCTCGCCGTActatctttcttttttactaAGCGCCTTACGATCGGGGTATTGTAGTACAGTCCGAAAATCATTCTCGGCGGCAGCGGGAACATCACGTTCCGGAAGCAAACCACCCGCCCGGCGAACGTCTTTAGATCGGCGATCGGATTGCGCGTAAACACCTTGAACGTTTCGGCGAATGGTGAGCTGTAGCGGAACGATTCCCACACTAGGACCTGCGTGTCGGTGGTGTATGTCATCGGGTGCGACAGATTTACGTGCAGCGAACCGT
It includes:
- the LOC128270947 gene encoding EGF domain-specific O-linked N-acetylglucosamine transferase — encoded protein: MVRGMLPTTVAVIVVLTGHLPDPGACDGPYSHIDLPKAHLPMYFRRFPALEKQCAEDERCPYRTLIASESYQRRRNSGCCWGYEDGCTVKERFSNHSCPGSHVGYVKSKQAQLDTFYSQADFGFIRDQIRETRIMCEPQFPHDSSLECSKYLRFCRGRNLMLNFTDLAQRTEPLRYKMDVLGPGQIGGHCALHTERLQDELQHISPLQSWGPELRFFERLERPPIEAGSCDVVIDKPAFIMKIDAAINMYHHFCDFLNLYGSLHVNLSHPMTYTTDTQVLVWESFRYSSPFAETFKVFTRNPIADLKTFAGRVVCFRNVMFPLPPRMIFGLYYNTPIIHGCENSGLFHAFSEHVLHRLRVRIAKRTDHRLRITFLSRQTRHRRVLNENELIAEISANPEYDVQRVSFGHELSFLEQLKITRNTDIFIGIHGAGLTHLLFLPKWATLFELYHCEDPNCYRDLARLRGVNYLSWERDHLVYPEGEGKHPERDERHAKFTNYAFDVREFERLVGRAANQVRQHVEFQRFLGKSSVGQPPKDEL